One region of Papaver somniferum cultivar HN1 unplaced genomic scaffold, ASM357369v1 unplaced-scaffold_131, whole genome shotgun sequence genomic DNA includes:
- the LOC113332538 gene encoding 60S ribosomal protein L21-2-like, with protein MPAGHGLRSRTRDLFSRPFRKKGYIALTTYLRTFKIGDYVDIKVNGAIHKGMPHKFYHGRTGIVWNVTKRAIGVEINKQVRGHILKKRIHVRIEHVQPSRCREEFKLRKVQNDKLKAEAKARGEKISTKRQPEGPKPGFMVEGATLETVTPIPYDVVNDLKGGY; from the exons ATGCCTGCTGGACATGGTCTCCGTTCAAGAACCAGAGATCTATTCTCTCGTCCATTCAGGAAGAAGGGTTACATCGCTTTGACTACTTACTTGAGAACATTCAAGATTGGTGATTATGTTGATATCAAAGTTAACGGTGCTATTCACAAGGGTATGCCTCACAAGTTCTACCATGGACGTACTGGTATTGTCTGGAATGTTACCAAGCGTGCTATTGGTGTTGAAATCAACAAACAG GTTCGTGGTCACATTTTAAAGAAAAGGATCCATGTAAGGATTGAACATGTTCAGCCATCAAGGTGCAGAGAAGAGTTCAAGCTTAGGAAGGTTCAGAATGACAAGTTGAAGGCTGAGGCTAAAGCTAGAGGTGAAAAGATTAGCACCAAGAGACAACCTGAGGGCCCTAAACCTGGTTTTATGGTTGAAGGAGCAACACTAGAAACTGTTACTCCCATTCCATATGATGTTGTTAATGATCTTAAAGGTGGTTATTAG
- the LOC113332362 gene encoding uncharacterized protein LOC113332362: MAAWMTAARAAIGSTSNQISRQMLSSSTNQTSKLIHQRRGLTTGADHQVPPKVDLKQEAKDKKGADYILYTGLYFIHYYVYLAIIDYRSDEERDEKVVRYLDGVPAS, from the exons ATGGCAGCTTGGATGACTGCTGCTCGTGCAGCTATAGGCAGCACAAGTAATCAAATATCACGTCAAATGTTATCGTCGTCAACGAATCAAACTTCAAAGCTAATCCACCAACGACGAGGTCTAACTACCGGTGCAG ATCATCAGGTACCCCCAAAGGTGGATCTCAAGCAGGAAGCCAAGGATAAAAAAGGAGCTGATTATATCTTATACACCGGCCTG TATTTTATCCATTACTACGTATATCTTGCCATTATCGATTATCGAAGTGACGAGGAGAGGGATGAGAAAGTG gTTAGATACCTCGATGGAGTCCCTGCTAGTTAA